The Mytilus edulis chromosome 12, xbMytEdul2.2, whole genome shotgun sequence genome contains a region encoding:
- the LOC139499514 gene encoding uncharacterized protein yields MRKMDVAYCLRCKSFPYNASNWINRHRKHWPPNEVIDTIVKNGCLLVPVGPKAMTNDQLLWRLSFSVAEKQLVHSFNYTQLLCYGLLKLTLKHIINKQHDVKDLLCSYFLKTTLFWVSEKVSIETFQLANIFICFFLCLDTLSSFVNNCYCPNYFIPEQNMFQGKVNMRNNKRLLSIIHGIERGGTAGLISNFVSEGAILDCPAPTFKCKSSTQLDFVFYKYISELKPRTHINNCYRGMIIAKSFLQSESSIFVQDICKWWIDSLNHFVVQLLPRPFLGQNVKNKQNRYHKHLLQCLQTDAVNGWLLYASFYYVIGQYKVTLRITDYVLSKCTHDKLYTGFSTFSQDMINKYAKNICTKNVTLNEKAKLATINYFTYMKRSSLIPVELSLEVENNELFVPPVVLTHCLRVLCFNHLGETFNTLHALQDLNLTVREKYFITSCLVSETLTILGVCYEVSGDIDSAYKCYDKVSRIRVGTNNTAEIRKKELLKRRNVRL; encoded by the coding sequence ATGAGAAAAATGGACGTTGCTTATTGTCTCCGTTGTAAATCGTTCCCATACAATGCAAGCAATTGGATAAATCGTCATAGGAAACATTGGCCACCTAATGAAGTAATCGATACAATTGTGAAGAACGGCTGTTTGTTGGTACCTGTTGGACCTAAAGCAATGACGAACGATCAATTGTTGTGGAGGTTATCTTTTTCTGTGGCAGAAAAACAACTGGTTCATTCGTTTAATTATACGCAATTATTATGTTACGGCCTTCTTAAATTAACATTGAAACACATCATTAACAAACAACATGATGTAAAGGATTTGTTATGCTCCTACTTTCTAAAAACAACGCTATTCTGGGTATCAGAGAAAGTGTCTATCGAGACATTTCAGTTAGCAAACATTTTTATCTGCTTTTTCTTGTGTTTAGATACATTAAGCTCGTTTGTTAACAATTGCTACTGTCCTAACTACTTTATACCTGAACAAAATATGTTTCAAGGAAAGGTCAATATGAGAAATAATAAGAGATTGCTAAGTATCATTCACGGTATTGAACGTGGCGGAACAGCTGGACTTATATCTAATTTTGTTTCCGAAGGTGCTATTTTAGATTGCCCAGCACCAACTTTCAAATGCAAATCTTCTACGCAGTTAGATTTTgtcttttataaatatatctcCGAATTAAAGCCTAGAACGCATATAAATAACTGTTACCGAGGAATGATCATTGCTAAATCTTTCCTTCAGAGCGAATCGTCTATCTTTGTACAGGATATATGTAAATGGTGGATCGACAGTCTCAATCATTTTGTGGTGCAACTACTTCCTCGTCCATTTTTGGGACagaatgtcaaaaataaacaaaatcgtTATCATAAACATTTACTCCAGTGTTTACAAACAGATGCTGTGAATGGTTGGCTGTTATACGCTTCGTTTTATTACGTAATTGGACAATACAAAGTTACACTACGAATTACAGATTATGTTTTATCAAAGTGTacacatgataagttatatacaGGCTTTTCAACTTTTTCCCAagatatgataaataaatatgccaaaaatatcTGTACAAAAAATGTAACTCTTAATGAAAAGGCGAAATTGGCGACTATAAATTATTTTACATACATGAAACGTTCTTCTTTAATACCTGTGGAGCTAAGCCTGGAGGTGGAAAATAATGAATTGTTTGTACCTCCTGTTGTTTTAACTCATTGTCTTAGAGTTCTTTGTTTCAATCATCTCGGTGAAACCTTCAATACACTACACGCGTTGCAGGATTTAAACTTAACTGTTagagaaaaatatttcattacaaGCTGTCTAGTATCTGAAACATTAACAATTCTCGGTGTGTGTTATGAGGTATCTGGTGATATTGATTCAGCTTATAAGTGCTACGATAAAGTTTCACGTATTCGTGTTGGGACTAATAATACAgcagaaattagaaaaaaagaactcTTGAAAAGACGAAATGTTAGACTCTAG